Proteins encoded in a region of the Raphanus sativus cultivar WK10039 chromosome 8, ASM80110v3, whole genome shotgun sequence genome:
- the LOC108822373 gene encoding peptidyl-prolyl cis-trans isomerase CYP18-3: MAFPKVFFDMTVGGQPAGRIVMELYTDKTPKTAENFRALCTGEKGVGRNGKPLHFKGSSFHRVIPNFMCQGGDFTAGNGTGGESIYGEKFADENFERKHTGPGILSMANAGPNTNGSQFFICTVKTDWLDGKHVVFGQVVEGLDVVKAIEKVGSASGKTSKPVVVADCGQLS, translated from the coding sequence ATGGCGTTCCCTAAGGTTTTCTTCGACATGACGGTCGGTGGCCAGCCTGCTGGAAGGATCGTGATGGAGCTGTACACGGACAAGACTCCCAAGACCGCTGAAAATTTTAGAGCACTCTGCACCGGAGAGAAAGGAGTCGGACGTAACGGCAAGCCTCTCCACTTCAAGGGGTCTTCCTTCCACCGCGTGATCCCTAACTTCATGTGCCAGGGAGGTGATTTCACGGCCGGGAACGGGACGGGTGGCGAGTCCATCTACGGTGAAAAGTTCGCCGACGAGAATTTCGAGAGGAAGCACACCGGTCCTGGGATCCTCTCCATGGCCAACGCTGGTCCAAACACCAACGGATCTCAGTTCTTCATCTGCACTGTTAAGACCGATTGGCTTGATGGTAAGCACGTGGTGTTCGGGCAAGTGGTGGAAGGGTTGGACGTGGTGAAGGCCATCGAGAAAGTGGGATCGGCGTCTGGAAAGACGTCGAAGCCTGTGGTTGTGGCAGACTGTGGTCAGCTCTCTTAG
- the LOC130498665 gene encoding proline-rich protein 4-like, producing the protein MRILPEPRGSVPCLLLLLSVVFSATLSLARVVEVVGNAESKIKTPHAFSGLRVTIDCKVNKGHFVTKASGNIDEEGKFGLKVPTHDIVSEDGALKQECYAQLHSAAGTPCPAHDGLDSNKIVFLYKTGDKHVLGLKQTLKFSPELCVSKFFWPMPKFPPFKGFDHHFPLPPPLELPPFPKPCPPPPVPVYEPPPKVELPPPVPVHEPPPKVELPPPVPVHDPPPKVEPPPPVPVYKPPPKVEHPPPVPVYKPPPKVEHPPPVPVYKPPPKVEHPPPVPVYKPPTIPKKPCPPKSPKIELPPPVPVHKPPTKKPCPPKPPNKVDPPPVPVHKPPKKPCPPKTPKVELPPPVPVYKPPPKIEHPPIYVPPVIPKKPCPPKAPKIDPPPPVTVYKPPPKIEHPPIYVPPVIPKKPCPPPVPIYVPPVVIPKKPCPPLPPLPKFPPLPPKYIHHPKFGKWPPLPTHP; encoded by the exons ATGAGGATCTTACCCGAACCTCGAGGTTCGGTTccatgcctcctcctcctcttgtccGTTGTCTTTTCCGCTACTCTATCTCTGGCTCGCGTCGTCGAAGTTGTTGGTAACGCCGAGAGCAAGATCAAAACCCCCCATGCATTCTCAG GACTCCGAGTGACGATTGATTGTAAGGTGAATAAAGGGCATTTTGTTACAAAAGCTTCTGGAAACATTGATGAAGAAGGAAAGTTCGGTCTGAAAGTTCCTACTCATGACATTGTCTCCGAGGATGGAGCTTTAAAGCAGGAGTGTTATGCTCAGCTTCACAGCGCTGCGGGAACACCTTGCCCGGCTCATGACGGCCTTGACTCCAACAAGATTGTGTTTCTATACAAAACTGGAgacaaacacgttttgggtctCAAACAAACTCTCAAGTTTTCACCTGAACTTTGTGTTTCCAAATTCTTTTGGCCTATGCCTAAGTTCCCTCCCTTTAAGGGATTTGATCATCATTTCCCTTTACCTCCACCTTTGGAGCTTCCTCCTTTTCCTAAACCTTGCCCACCACCTCCGGTTCCAGTTTACGAGCCACCACCAAAGGTGGAGCTTCCACCACCTGTCCCGGTTCACGAGCCACCACCAAAGGTAGAGCTTCCACCACCTGTCCCGGTTCATGACCCACCACCAAAGGTAGAGCCCCCACCTCCAGTTCCGGTTTACAAGCCACCTCCAAAGGTAGAGCACCCACCTCCAGTTCCGGTTTATAAGCCACCTCCAAAGGTAGAACACCCACCTCCAGTTCCGGTTTACAAGCCACCTCCAAAGGTAGAGCACCCACCTCCGGTACCGGTATACAAGCCACCAACAATCCCCAAAAAGCCATGCCCGCCTAAATCACCAAAGATCGAGCTTCCACCTCCAGTGCCAGTTCACAAACCACCGACTAAGAAGCCTTGCCCGCCCAAGCCGCCTAATAAAGTTGATCCACCACCGGTTCCAGTCCACAAGCCACCAAAGAAGCCGTGCCCGCCCAAAACACCAAAGGTCGAGCTTCCACCACCAGTACCGGTCTACAAGCCACCACCGAAGATAGAGCATCCACCAATCTACGTGCCCCCGGTGATCCCGAAGAAGCCGTGCCCACCCAAAGCGCCGAAGATCGATCCTCCACCGCCGGTTACGGTCTACAAGCCGCCACCGAAGATAGAGCATCCACCAATCTACGTTCCACCGGTGATCCCAAAGAAGCCGTGTCCTCCGCCGGTACCAATCTACGTGCCACCGGTGGTGATTCCGAAGAAGCCATGTCCGCCACTTCCACCACTTCCAAAGTTTCCGCCTCTTCCTCCTAAATACATTCACCATCCCAAGTTCGGCAAATGGCCTCCGTTGCCGACTCACCCTTGA
- the LOC130494748 gene encoding uncharacterized protein LOC130494748, whose translation MKAVKSPIHTVWSWVRRQPPKVKAFLAVVTGMAALVLLRFIVHDHDNLFVAAEAVHSIGICVLIYKLMKEKTCAGLSLKSQELTAIFLAVRLYCSFVMEYDIHTVLDLATLGTTLWVIFMIRFKLKASYMEDKDNFALYYVLVPCVVLAVLIHPSTSHNILNRISWALCVYLEAVSVLPQLRVMQNTKIVEPFTAHYVFALGVARFLSCAHWVLQVVDTRGRLLVALGYGLWPSMVLISEIVQTFILADFCYYYVKSVFGGQLVLRLPSGVV comes from the exons ATGAAGGCCGTGAAAAGTCCGATCCACACGGTGTGGTCATGGGTGAGGAGGCAACCACCGAAGGTGAAGGCTTTTCTCGCGGTGGTCACAGGCATGGCGGCTTTGGTTCTGCTGAGATTCATTGTTCACGATCACGACAATCTCTTCGTCGCCGCCGAAGCTGTTCACTCCATCGGGATCTGCGTTCTCATCTACAAACTCATGAAAGAAAAAACCTGCGCTG GATTGTCACTGAAATCTCAGGAGCTCACGGCGATATTTCTAGCTGTGAGGCTGTATTGCAGCTTTGTGATGGAATATGATATACACACCGTTCTGGATCTGGCTACTCTGGGAACAACTCTCTGGGTTATTTTTATGATCCGGTTTAAGTTGAAGGCTAGTTACATGGAGGACAAAGACAACTTCGCTCTCTATTACGTG CTTGTGCCGTGTGTTGTGCTGGCTGTGTTGATCCATCCATCGACCTCTCACAACATATTAAACAGGATTTCGTGGGCATTGTGTGTATACCTTGAAGCTGTTTCAGTACTGCCTCAGCTGCGAGTGATGCAGAACACAAAG ATTGTTGAACCCTTCACGGCGCATTATGTATTTGCACTTGGAGTAGCAAGGTTCCTTAGCTGTGCCCATTGGGTTTTACAG gttgtGGACACGAGGGGAAGATTGCTTGTAGCATTAGGTTATGGATTGTGGCCATCGATGGTTCTCATCTCAGAAATTGTTCAAACTTTCATCCTTGCAGATTTCTGTTACTACTACGTCAAAAG CGTTTTTGGGGGTCAGCTTGTTCTCAGGCTTCCGTCTGGAGTAGTATAA
- the LOC130498902 gene encoding 5'-methylthioadenosine nucleosidase, translated as MGPHGDGDMEKVESESHRPISTVVFVIAMQAEAQPLVNKFGLSETSDSPLGKGLPWVLYQGLHKDLRIYVVCPGKDAALGIDSVGTVPASLITFASIQALQPDILINAGTCGAFKVKGANIGDVFLVSDVVFHDRRIPIPMFDLYGVGLRQAFSTPNLLKELNLKIGRLSTGDSLDMSTQDESLIISNDATLKDMEGAAVAYVAELLKVPVIFLKAVTDLIDGDKPAAEEFLQNLAMVTSALEETATKVINFIHGKTLSDL; from the exons ATGGGTCCTCATGGAGATGGTGACATGGAGAAAGTTGAATCGGAGAGTCATCGACCCATCTCCACAGTCGTCTTCGTCATCG CTATGCAAGCGGAGGCTCAACCTTTGGTCAACAAGTTCGGACTCTCCGAAACTTCTGATTCTCC GCTTGGGAAAGGATTGCCCTGGGTTCTCTATCAAGGGCTGCACAAAGATCTTCGGATCTATGTTGTCTGCCCCGGAAAAGATGCTGCTCTAG GGATTGATAGTGTTGGAACTGTTCCAGCTTCTCTCATTACCTTTGCTTCTATCCAAGCTTTACAACCTGACATTCTCATCAATGCTGGAACCTGCGGTGCCTTTAAG GTTAAAGGAGCCAACATAGGAGATGTATTCCTTGTATCTGATGTTGTCTTTCATGATAGAAGAATACCTATCCCG ATGTTTGATCTGTATGGAGTTGGTCTTCGTCAGGCCTTCTCAACCCCCAATCTCCTCAAGGAACTCAATTTAAAG ATTGGCAGGTTGTCTACTGGTGACTCTTTGGATATGTCCACACAAGATGAGTCACTGATCATTTCCAATGATGCTACGCTAAAGGACATGGAG GGTGCTGCTGTGGCCTACGTTGCTGAGCTTCTGAAGGTACCAGTAATCTTCTTAAAAGCAGTGACGGATCTGATAGACGGAGACAAACCGGCTGCAGAGGAATTCTTACAGAACTTGGCAATGGTGACCTCTGCGCTAGAGGAAACTGCCACTAAAGTGATCAACTTCATCCATGGGAAAACCCTTTCAGACCTCTAA
- the LOC108822506 gene encoding uncharacterized protein LOC108822506 — protein sequence MDKKEDKREIVTTLEIKLGDSEILGTPKNQQKDKKRRKKVDRDSLLKPKKLQKHKLRNKKKQKVAATTEPSVIDSDDPGALVKPQKPKRLRKIVDELSNRLDKMTEIVKKLKKNSDLLEEETSNTSKEKVVDNECYFESEDADLKNRQTIFVLGFDCSFPKDEIKRTLIKHFSSCGEVSRVFIPFHCDTGSPMGFAFINMRNRDKALTLDGSYLGGMRLTVTMAIKRSEYYGYTNRRGCQRCGIASTKRFRKRFYEDCRLRIPLEPSNT from the exons ATGGACAAAAAGGAGGACAAGCGCGAG ATTGTAACAACCCTGGAGATAAAGTTGGGTGATTCAGAGATCTTAGGAACGCCCAAAAACCAGCAAAAAGACAAGAAGCGGCGGAAGAAG GTTGATCGAGATTCCTTGTTGAAGCCTAAAAAGCTGCAGAAACACAAGTTGCGTAAtaagaagaagcagaag gtTGCGGCAACCACAGAGCCTTCAGTGATAGATTCTGATGATCCAGGGGCTTTAGTAAAGCCTCAGAAGCCGAAAAGGCTCAGGAAG ATAGTAGATGAATTAAGTAACCGTCTGGACAAGATGACTGAAATTGTCAAAAAACTAAAGAAGAATTCAGATCTACTGGAGGAG GAGACTAGTAACACTTCAAAGGAAAAGGTGGTAGACAATGAGTGCTATTTCGAATCTGAAGATGCAGATTTGAAAAACCGGCAAACAATTTTCGTCCTGGGATTTGATTGTTCCTTTCCTAAGGATGAAATAAAGAGAACATTGATTAAACACTTCAGTTCTTGTGGAGAGGTCTCAAGGGTTTTTATTCCTTTTCATTGTGATACTGGCTCTCCCATGGG ttttgCTTTCATTAATATGAGAAATCGAGACAAGGCTTTAACACTCGATGGAAGTTACTTGGGAGGGATGAGACTTACGGTTACAATGGCTATAAAGAGAAGTGAATACTATGGATATACCAACCGTCGTGGCTGTCAACGTTGTGGTATTGCTTCAACGAAGCGGTTTAGGAAACGCTTCTATGAGGATTGCAGACTACGAATCCCGTTAG AGCCTAGCAATACCTAG
- the LOC108822509 gene encoding bZIP transcription factor 29-like produces MEQQAQLRDALNEALSGEVQRLKLAIGETSHNEAGRSKMQSLNAEMFQQLNISQLTQQPQPQSQQNQNGTMSPKPESNEL; encoded by the exons ATGGAGCAGCAAGCTCAGCTTCGCGATG CTTTGAATGAAGCACTTAGTGGGGAAGTCCAGAGACTGAAACTAGCAATTGGTGAGACCAGCCACAACGAAGCTGGTAGATCAAAGATGCAATCACTCAACGCCGAGATGTTCCAGCAACTCAACATCAGCCAGTTAACACAGCAGCCACAGCCACAGTCTCAGCAGAACCAGAATGGAACCATGTCACCAAAACCTGAATCAAATGAATTATAG
- the LOC130498858 gene encoding nucleolin 2-like has protein sequence METSNTSKEKVVDNECYFESEDADLKNRQTIFVLGFDCSFPKDEIKRTLIKHFSSCGEVSRVYIPFHCDTGSPMGFAFINMGNRDKALTLDGSYLGGMRLTVTMAIKRSEYYGYTNRRGCQRCGIASTKRFRKRFYEDCRLRIPLEPSNT, from the exons ATG GAGACTAGTAACACTTCAAAGGAAAAGGTGGTAGACAATGAGTGCTATTTCGAATCTGAAGATGCAGATTTGAAAAACCGGCAAACAATTTTCGTTCTGGGATTTGATTGTTCCTTTCCTAAGGATGAAATAAAGAGAACATTGATTAAACACTTCAGTTCTTGTGGAGAGGTCTCAAGGGTTTATATTCCTTTTCATTGTGATACTGGCTCTCCCATGGG tTTTGCTTTCATTAATATGGGAAATCGAGACAAGGCTTTAACACTCGATGGAAGTTACTTGGGAGGGATGAGACTTACGGTTACAATGGCTATAAAGAGAAGTGAATACTATGGATATACCAACCGTCGTGGCTGTCAACGTTGTGGTATTGCTTCAACGAAGCGGTTTAGGAAACGCTTCTATGAGGATTGCAGACTACGAATCCCGTTAG AGCCTAGCAATACCTAG